A single region of the Salvia miltiorrhiza cultivar Shanhuang (shh) chromosome 8, IMPLAD_Smil_shh, whole genome shotgun sequence genome encodes:
- the LOC131001731 gene encoding protein DETOXIFICATION 14-like, whose amino-acid sequence MEVPLLTGTQRWRTVAGDLNRVNLIALPMIVVTLSQYLLRTSPMFMLGHLGELSLSSASIATSLSNVTGFSLLFGMASALETLCGQAYGAKQYERVGTSTYGAIFCLFIVCLPVCVLWIYTEELLILMGQDPLISAEAGKYTIYLIPTLFPYAILQSLVRYLQTQSLIFPMLWTALLSLCFQLLLCWSFVFKFNLGNGGAALSIAISYWFNVALLVLYVNYSPTCEKTRLSFSKDIFLTVREFFRFAVPSAVMVCLEWWSFELVILLSGLLPNPELATSVLAVCFTMTSLHYHIPYSFGAAASTLVSNELGAGKPEGARIAVYAVVVLAVAEFVIASTSLYLCRGILGYAFSGEKDVVEGVKEMVPLLCMSIVMDSSQAVLSGVARGSGWQHIGAYVNLGSYYIVGIPVALLLGFVLDLKGKGLWSGLVAGATVQALSLSFITSLTNWDKQAREARHRLFTHKIPLPDEIEAHLIA is encoded by the exons ATGGAGGTACCTCTACTGACGGGGACCCAACGGTGGCGTACGGTCGCCGGAGATCTGAACCGTGTGAATCTGATTGCGCTGCCGATGATCGTGGTGACGCTATCCCAGTACCTTCTGCGTACGTCTCCGATGTTCATGTTAGGTCATTTAGGcgaactctctctctccagtGCTTCCATCGCCACCTCTCTCTCCAACGTCACCGGATTCAGCTTACTC TTCGGGATGGCTAGTGCTTTGGAGACTCTGTGCGGGCAGGCATACGGCGCCAAGCAATACGAGAGAGTTGGGACTTCCACTTATGGGGCTATTTTCTGTCTGTTTATTGTGTGCCTCCCTGTTTGTGTGCTCTGGATCTACACAGAGGAGTTGCTAATCTTGATGGGTCAAGATCCTCTCATTTCAGCTGAAGCTGGCAAATACACCATCTATCTCATCCCTACATTGTTTCCTTATGCTATTCTTCAGTCTCTGGTTCGCTACCTGCAGACGCAGAGTTTGATCTTTCCCATGTTGTGGACCGCTTTACTCTCCCTCTGCTTCCAGTTACTCCTCTGTTGGTCTTTTGTGTTCAAGTTCAATCTTGGAAACGGCGGGGCTGCCCTGTCCATCGCCATTTCCTATTGGTTTAACGTTGCTTTGCTTGTGCTCTATGTCAACTATTCACCCACCTGTGAGAAAACTCGCCTTTCCTTTTCCAAAGATATCTTTCTCACTGTGAGGGAGTTCTTCCGCTTTGCTGTCCCATCTGCTGTGATGGTCTG TTTGGAGTGGTGGTCGTTTGAGCTGGTCATATTGCTTTCAGGATTGCTGCCAAATCCAGAGTTGGCAACATCCGTTCTTGCTGTATG CTTCACAATGACTTCACTGCACTATCACATACCGTATTCCTTTGGTGCTGCTGCAAG CACCCTGGTGTCGAACGAGCTTGGAGCAGGGAAACCAGAGGGAGCTCGAATTGCTGTGTATGCAGTGGTAGTTTTGGCAGTAGCAGAGTTCGTGATAGCTAGCACGAGCCTCTACTTGTGCCGCGGCATATTAGGATATGCGTTTAGTGGGGAGAAAGATGTGGTGGAGGGCGTGAAAGAAATGGTTCCTCTGCTTTGCATGTCGATCGTCATGGATAGCTCGCAGGCGGTGCTTTCGGGAGTAGCTAGAGGGAGCGGATGGCAGCACATAGGGGCGTATGTGAATCTGGGGTCTTACTATATAGTGGGGATCCCAGTGGCTTTGCTACTGGGGTTTGTGCTGGACCTCAAAGGGAAGGGCCTTTGGAGTGGATTGGTTGCAGGAGCAACTGTGCAGGCTCTCTCACTTtctttcataacatctctcaCTAATTGGGACAAACAG GCAAGGGAGGCCAGGCACCGACTTTTTACTCATAAAATTCCACTGCCAGATGAGATTGAGGCCCATTTAATAGCATGA
- the LOC131001732 gene encoding protein DETOXIFICATION 14-like — protein sequence MEVPLLTGTQRWRTAAGDLNRVNLIALPMIVVTLSQYLLRTSPIFMLGHLGELSLSSASIATSLSNVTGFSLLFGMASALETLCGQAYGAKQYERVGAFTYGAIFCLFIVCLPVCVLWIYTEELLILMGQDPLISAEAGKYTIYLIPTLFPYAILQSLVRYLQTQSLIFPMLWTALLSLCFQLLLCWSFVFKFNLGNGGAALSIAISYWFNVALLVLYVKFSPTCEKTRASFSKDIFLTVREFFRFAVPSAVMVCLEWWSFELVILLSGLLPNPELATSVLAVCFTMTSLHYHIPYSFGAAASTLVSNELGAGKPEGARIAVYAVVVLAVAEFVIASTSLYLCRGILGYAFSGEKQVVEGVKEMVPLLCMSIVMDSSQAVLSGVARGSGWQHIGAYVNLGSYYIVGIPVALLLGFVLDLKGKGLWSGLVAGTTVQALSLSFITSLTNWDNQAREARHRVFTHKIPLPDEIEAHLIA from the exons ATGGAGGTACCTCTACTGACGGGGACCCAACGGTGGCGTACGGCCGCCGGAGATCTGAACCGTGTGAATCTGATTGCGCTGCCGATGATCGTGGTGACGCTGTCGCAGTACCTTCTGCGTACGTCTCCGATCTTCATGTTAGGTCATTTAGGcgaactctctctctccagtGCTTCCATAGCCACCTCTCTCTCCAACGTCACCGGATTCAGCTTACTC TTCGGGATGGCTAGTGCTTTGGAGACTCTGTGCGGGCAGGCATACGGCGCCAAGCAATACGAGAGAGTTGGGGCTTTCACTTATGGGGCTATTTTCTGTCTGTTTATTGTGTGCCTCCCTGTTTGTGTGCTTTGGATCTACACAGAGGAGTTGCTAATTTTGATGGGTCAAGATCCTCTCATTTCTGCTGAAGCTGGCAAATACACCATCTATCTCATCCCTACATTGTTTCCCTATGCTATTCTTCAGTCTCTTGTTCGCTACCTGCAGACGCAGAGTTTGATCTTTCCCATGTTGTGGACCGCTTTACTCTCCCTCTGCTTCCAGTTACTCCTGTGTTGGTCTTTTGTGTTCAAGTTCAATCTTGGAAACGGCGGGGCTGCCCTGTCCATCGCCATTTCCTATTGGTTTAACGTTGCTTTGCTTGTGCTTTATGTCAAGTTTTCACCAACCTGTGAGAAAACTCGCGCTTCCTTTTCCAAAGATATTTTTCTCACTGTGAGGGAGTTCTTCCGCTTTGCTGTCCCATCTGCTGTGATGGTCTG TTTGGAGTGGTGGTCGTTTGAGCTGGTGATATTGCTTTCAGGATTGCTGCCAAATCCAGAGTTGGCAACATCCGTTCTTGCTGTATG CTTCACAATGACTTCGCTGCACTATCACATACCGTATTCCTTCGGTGCTGCTGCAAG CACCCTGGTGTCGAACGAGCTTGGAGCAGGGAAACCAGAGGGAGCTCGAATTGCTGTGTATGCAGTGGTAGTTTTGGCAGTAGCGGAGTTCGTGATAGCCAGCACGAGCCTCTACTTGTGCCGCGGCATATTAGGATATGCGTTTAGCGGGGAGAAACAAGTGGTGGAGGGCGTGAAAGAAATGGTTCCTCTGCTTTGCATGTCCATCGTCATGGATAGCTCGCAGGCGGTGCTTTCGGGAGTAGCTAGAGGGAGCGGATGGCAGCACATAGGGGCGTATGTGAATCTGGGGTCTTACTATATAGTGGGGATCCCAGTGGCTTTGCTACTGGGGTTTGTGCTGGACCTCAAAGGGAAGGGCCTTTGGAGTGGATTGGTTGCAGGAACAACTGTGCAGGCTCTCTCACTTTCTTTCATAACATCTCTTACTAATTGGGACAACCAG GCAAGGGAGGCCAGGCACCGAGTTTTTACTCATAAAATTCCACTGCCAGATGAGATTGAGGCCCATTTAATAGCATGA